The following are from one region of the Microbacterium paraoxydans genome:
- a CDS encoding enoyl-CoA hydratase/isomerase family protein — protein sequence MRGADEPLLVTRTADRVVATLNRPHKRNAIDQATIDALHALCAELEETPRTLILTGADGVFAAGADIAELRDRRADDARRGINAHAFVRVAELPMPVIAAIDGYALGGGAELAYAADIRLATPTLKIGNPETGLGILAAAGASWRLKEIVGDARAIELLLTGRTVHAEEALRIGLVSSLHEPADLLGAAHAVADRIARNDPAATIATKRVFRAPRDQHPAADLEEQAALFESPEKHRRMTAFLERRDR from the coding sequence GTGAGGGGCGCGGACGAGCCGCTGCTCGTCACCCGCACCGCGGACCGCGTCGTCGCGACCCTGAACCGTCCGCACAAGCGCAACGCGATCGACCAGGCCACGATCGACGCCCTGCACGCGCTGTGCGCCGAGCTGGAGGAGACGCCGCGCACGCTCATCCTCACCGGCGCCGACGGGGTGTTCGCGGCGGGCGCCGACATCGCCGAGCTTCGGGACCGTCGTGCCGACGACGCCCGTCGCGGCATCAACGCCCACGCGTTCGTCCGCGTCGCGGAGCTGCCGATGCCCGTGATCGCCGCGATCGACGGCTACGCGCTCGGCGGTGGCGCGGAACTCGCGTATGCCGCCGACATCCGCCTCGCGACCCCGACCCTGAAGATCGGCAACCCGGAGACCGGCCTGGGCATCCTCGCCGCCGCCGGAGCGAGCTGGCGGCTCAAGGAGATCGTGGGCGACGCCCGTGCCATCGAACTGCTGCTCACGGGGCGCACCGTGCACGCCGAGGAGGCCCTCCGCATCGGGCTCGTCTCCTCGCTGCACGAACCCGCCGATCTCCTCGGCGCCGCCCACGCGGTCGCCGACCGCATCGCCCGCAACGACCCCGCGGCGACCATCGCGACCAAGCGGGTCTTCCGGGCGCCGCGCGACCAGCACCCCGCAGCCGACCTCGAGGAGCAGGCCGCGCTGTTCGAGAGCCCGGAGAAGCACCGTCGCATGACCGCCTTCCTGGAACGGAGAGACCGATGA
- a CDS encoding 3-hydroxyacyl-CoA dehydrogenase family protein, which translates to MSTPSSPEAAVPTRVGVLGGGRMGAGIAHAFLLAGSPVTVVERDDAAAAAAAARVYGSIEASLARGTAIETAEAYRARFATGTDAALFADCTLVIEAVPEELSLKIDALTRVEQHLADDAALASNTSSISIDELAAVLDRPARFLGMHFFNPVPASTLVEVVRGGATAETLVADAASWVRALGKTPIVVADAPGFASSRLGVALGLEAIRMLEDGVASAADIDAAMTLGYKHPVGPLRLTDIVGLDVRLGIAEYLAAQLGPRFEPPALLRRLVAEGHLGRKSGRGFYEWDD; encoded by the coding sequence ATGAGCACGCCCTCCTCCCCCGAGGCCGCAGTCCCGACCCGCGTCGGCGTGCTGGGTGGCGGACGCATGGGCGCCGGTATCGCCCACGCCTTCCTCCTCGCCGGATCCCCCGTGACCGTCGTCGAGCGGGACGACGCCGCGGCCGCGGCCGCTGCCGCCCGCGTGTACGGGTCGATCGAGGCCTCGCTCGCCCGCGGCACGGCGATCGAGACGGCCGAGGCCTACCGGGCGCGGTTCGCGACCGGGACCGACGCCGCCCTGTTCGCGGACTGCACCCTCGTCATCGAGGCCGTCCCGGAGGAGCTGTCGCTGAAGATCGACGCCCTCACCCGTGTCGAGCAGCACCTCGCGGACGATGCGGCGCTGGCGTCCAACACCTCGTCTATCTCGATCGACGAGCTCGCCGCGGTGCTCGACCGCCCGGCGCGCTTCCTCGGGATGCACTTCTTCAACCCGGTGCCCGCCTCGACCCTCGTGGAGGTGGTCCGTGGCGGCGCGACCGCGGAGACTCTCGTCGCGGACGCGGCCTCCTGGGTCCGCGCGCTGGGCAAGACGCCCATCGTCGTCGCCGACGCCCCGGGTTTCGCGTCCTCTCGCCTCGGCGTCGCCCTCGGCCTCGAGGCGATCCGGATGCTCGAGGACGGCGTCGCCTCCGCGGCCGACATCGACGCCGCCATGACCCTCGGCTACAAGCATCCGGTGGGACCGCTCCGGCTCACGGACATCGTCGGGCTGGACGTCCGGCTCGGCATCGCCGAGTACCTCGCGGCACAGCTCGGCCCGCGCTTCGAACCCCCGGCCCTGCTGCGTCGCCTCGTCGCCGAGGGGCACCTCGGCCGCAAGAGCGGACGCGGCTTCTACGAATGGGACGACTGA
- a CDS encoding MFS transporter: protein MTSATAAASSTGRMPAEERRVLAGTLVGTSIEWYDFFIYAQAAGLVLAPLFLAPIAESSPGLAQVLSFATIGISFLFRPLGAIVAGHLGDKLGRKKMLVFTLVMMGLSTSLIGLLPTYAAIGVAAPILLILLRILQGFSAGGEWGGAALMAVEHAPTARRGLFGAFPQIGVPVGMILATFTLWALTSSMSPEAFLEWGWRIPFLLSIVLIAVGYVIRRAVDESPVFEDLRRRRKEASAPLGQLFRAHTKQVVLTAVIFIANNAAGYLLIAFFATYAVTALGMERPPVLLATTLASFGWLIFTLWGGALSDRLGRIRTFQIGYVALAVWAIPMWFLIDTANIVWYFVALFVMTFALGLSYGPQAALYAEMFPANVRYSGVSIGYALGAILGGAFAPMIAEALLNQFHAAWTIGVYIAVASIISLIGVSLVKETKGVDLSV, encoded by the coding sequence ATGACCTCAGCCACCGCAGCCGCCTCGTCGACCGGAAGGATGCCCGCGGAGGAGCGGCGCGTCCTCGCCGGCACCCTCGTGGGGACGTCGATCGAATGGTACGACTTCTTCATCTACGCCCAGGCGGCGGGCCTCGTGCTCGCCCCGCTCTTCCTCGCCCCCATCGCGGAGTCGAGCCCCGGGCTCGCCCAGGTGCTCTCCTTCGCGACCATCGGCATCTCGTTCCTGTTCCGCCCGCTCGGCGCGATCGTCGCCGGACACCTCGGCGACAAGCTCGGCCGGAAGAAGATGCTCGTCTTCACCCTCGTGATGATGGGGCTGTCCACCTCCCTCATCGGCCTGCTGCCGACGTACGCCGCCATCGGCGTCGCCGCCCCGATCCTCCTGATCCTCCTGCGCATCCTGCAGGGCTTCTCGGCCGGCGGCGAATGGGGCGGCGCGGCGCTCATGGCCGTCGAGCACGCCCCGACGGCGCGACGCGGCCTCTTCGGCGCGTTCCCGCAGATCGGCGTGCCGGTCGGCATGATCCTCGCCACCTTCACCCTCTGGGCGCTCACGAGCTCGATGTCCCCCGAGGCCTTCCTCGAGTGGGGCTGGCGCATCCCGTTCCTGCTCTCGATCGTGCTCATCGCGGTCGGCTACGTCATCCGTCGCGCGGTCGACGAGAGCCCCGTGTTCGAAGACCTCCGTCGCCGTCGCAAGGAGGCGTCGGCGCCCCTCGGGCAGCTCTTCCGGGCGCACACGAAGCAGGTCGTCCTCACGGCCGTCATCTTCATCGCCAACAACGCCGCGGGCTACCTGCTGATCGCCTTCTTCGCGACGTATGCCGTCACGGCTCTCGGCATGGAGCGCCCGCCGGTGCTGCTGGCGACCACGCTTGCCTCGTTCGGCTGGCTGATCTTCACGCTGTGGGGCGGTGCGCTGTCCGACCGCCTCGGCCGCATCCGCACGTTCCAGATCGGGTACGTCGCCCTCGCCGTGTGGGCCATCCCGATGTGGTTCCTCATCGACACCGCGAACATCGTCTGGTACTTCGTGGCCCTGTTCGTCATGACGTTCGCGCTCGGACTCTCGTACGGCCCGCAGGCGGCGCTGTACGCCGAGATGTTCCCCGCGAACGTGCGCTACTCGGGCGTCTCGATCGGCTACGCCCTCGGGGCCATCCTCGGCGGGGCGTTCGCACCGATGATCGCGGAGGCGCTGCTGAACCAGTTCCACGCCGCGTGGACGATCGGCGTGTACATCGCCGTCGCGTCGATCATCTCGCTCATCGGCGTCTCGCTGGTGAAGGAGACGAAGGGCGTGGATCTCAGCGTCTGA
- the paaK gene encoding phenylacetate--CoA ligase PaaK — MTAPASALRPPTTEELDPEERLSRAEIEQLQLERLQWTVQHAYRNVPLYTRKFDDAGVHPDDIRTLDDVHRLPFTTKDDLRETYPFGMFAVPMADVARIHASSGTTGRPTVVGYTRGDLDRWGTLVARSLRASGIRRGMKVHNAYGYGLFTGGLGAHAGIEALGATVIPMSGGQTARQVQLIRDFEPDAILCTPSYLLTIADAMAAQGIDPRSTSLQVAVLGAEPWTNEMRHELEQRLGIDALDIFGLSEVMGPGVGNECLETKDGPHLWEDHFLPEVIDGDSLQALPDGERGELVFTSLTKEAFPVIRYRTRDITRLLPGTARPGMRRMEKVTGRNDDMIILRGVNLFPTQIEELVLGIEQLTPHFILELTKEGRMDALTVRIERHPDLSVETCEAAAQVLVQRIKVFIGSSVAVRLEEPGALPRSEGKYKRVYDLR, encoded by the coding sequence ATGACCGCCCCCGCCTCCGCCCTCCGCCCGCCGACGACTGAGGAGCTCGATCCCGAGGAGCGGCTGAGCCGTGCCGAGATCGAGCAGCTCCAGCTCGAGCGCCTGCAGTGGACCGTGCAGCACGCCTACCGCAACGTGCCGCTCTACACGCGGAAGTTCGACGACGCGGGCGTGCATCCCGACGACATCCGCACGCTCGACGACGTGCACCGGCTGCCCTTCACCACCAAGGACGACCTGCGCGAGACGTACCCTTTCGGGATGTTCGCGGTGCCGATGGCCGACGTCGCCCGCATCCACGCGTCCAGCGGCACCACGGGCCGCCCGACCGTCGTCGGCTACACGCGCGGCGACCTCGACCGCTGGGGGACGCTGGTGGCCCGCTCGCTCCGCGCCAGCGGCATCCGGCGCGGCATGAAGGTGCACAACGCCTACGGGTACGGCCTGTTCACGGGCGGGCTCGGGGCACATGCCGGCATCGAGGCGCTGGGCGCCACCGTGATCCCGATGTCGGGCGGACAGACCGCCCGCCAGGTGCAGCTCATCCGCGACTTCGAGCCGGACGCGATCCTGTGCACCCCGAGCTACCTGCTCACGATCGCCGACGCGATGGCGGCGCAGGGCATCGACCCGCGGTCCACCTCGCTCCAGGTGGCGGTGCTCGGCGCGGAGCCCTGGACCAATGAGATGAGGCACGAGCTGGAGCAGCGGCTCGGCATCGACGCCCTCGACATCTTCGGGCTCAGCGAGGTCATGGGGCCGGGCGTCGGCAACGAGTGCCTCGAGACCAAGGACGGCCCGCACCTGTGGGAGGACCACTTCCTGCCGGAGGTGATCGACGGCGACAGCCTGCAGGCTCTGCCGGACGGCGAACGGGGCGAGCTCGTCTTCACCTCGCTCACCAAGGAGGCGTTCCCCGTCATCCGCTACCGCACGCGCGACATCACCCGCCTGCTCCCCGGCACGGCGCGTCCGGGTATGCGGCGGATGGAGAAGGTCACCGGGCGCAACGACGACATGATCATCCTGCGCGGCGTCAACCTCTTCCCGACGCAGATCGAGGAGCTGGTGCTCGGGATCGAGCAGCTCACGCCGCACTTCATCCTGGAGCTGACGAAGGAGGGCCGGATGGACGCCCTCACGGTGCGCATCGAGCGCCACCCCGACCTGTCCGTGGAGACGTGCGAGGCGGCGGCGCAGGTGCTGGTGCAGCGCATCAAGGTGTTCATCGGCTCGTCGGTCGCCGTCCGGCTGGAGGAGCCCGGGGCGCTGCCGCGCAGCGAGGGCAAGTACAAGCGCGTCTACGACCTGCGCTGA
- a CDS encoding thiolase family protein produces MPEAYLVGGVRTPVGRYGGTLSAVRPDDLAALVVGEAVRRAGLHPARTELDEVILGAANQAGEDNRNVARMAVLLAGLPDTVPGITVNRLCASGMSAVTMAAQAIRAGDADLLVAGGVESMTRAPWVQAKPEKAWAKPGAAFDTSIGWRFPNPRLIARDKATFTMPETAEEVARVDGITRAEADAFAVRSQQRAAAAIAAGRFAPEIVGVPVRDGEVLVDEGPRPDTTLEVLARLRPVVAGGEVVTAGNSSALNDGASAVLVASAEAVERHGLTPRARIVVGTSAALAPEIMGLGPVPATEKALRRSGLSLDAIGAVELNEAFASQSLACIRRLGLDEDRVNADGGAIALGHPLGSSGSRLLVTLMGRMEREDSRYGLATMCVGVGQGAAVILEKV; encoded by the coding sequence ATGCCAGAGGCCTACCTCGTCGGAGGGGTCCGCACCCCGGTCGGCCGCTACGGCGGCACCCTCTCCGCCGTCCGTCCCGACGACCTCGCGGCGCTCGTCGTCGGCGAGGCCGTGCGCCGCGCCGGGCTCCACCCGGCGCGTACGGAGCTGGACGAGGTCATCCTCGGCGCCGCCAACCAGGCCGGAGAGGACAACCGGAACGTCGCCCGGATGGCGGTGCTCCTCGCCGGTCTCCCCGACACCGTGCCGGGCATCACGGTCAACCGCCTGTGCGCCTCCGGGATGTCCGCCGTCACCATGGCCGCGCAGGCGATCCGCGCGGGCGACGCCGATCTCCTCGTCGCCGGGGGCGTCGAGTCCATGACCCGCGCCCCCTGGGTGCAGGCCAAGCCGGAGAAGGCGTGGGCGAAGCCCGGAGCCGCCTTCGACACCTCGATCGGCTGGCGCTTCCCGAACCCTCGCCTCATCGCGCGGGACAAGGCCACCTTCACGATGCCGGAGACGGCGGAGGAGGTGGCCCGCGTCGACGGCATCACGCGCGCCGAGGCCGACGCCTTCGCCGTCCGCTCGCAGCAGCGCGCCGCCGCCGCGATCGCCGCCGGCCGCTTCGCCCCGGAGATCGTCGGCGTCCCGGTCCGCGACGGCGAGGTGCTCGTCGACGAGGGCCCGCGCCCGGATACCACCCTCGAGGTGCTCGCGCGCCTCCGTCCCGTCGTGGCCGGCGGAGAGGTCGTCACGGCCGGCAACTCCAGCGCCCTCAACGACGGCGCCTCGGCCGTGCTCGTGGCGAGCGCCGAAGCCGTCGAGCGCCACGGCCTGACGCCCCGCGCGCGGATCGTCGTCGGCACCTCGGCCGCCCTGGCTCCGGAGATCATGGGACTCGGACCGGTCCCCGCGACGGAGAAGGCGCTGCGCCGCTCGGGGCTCTCCCTCGACGCCATCGGCGCCGTGGAGCTCAACGAGGCGTTCGCCTCGCAGTCGCTCGCCTGCATCCGGCGGCTCGGCCTCGACGAGGACCGCGTGAACGCCGACGGCGGCGCCATCGCTCTCGGCCACCCGCTCGGCTCGTCCGGCTCGCGCCTGCTCGTGACACTGATGGGACGCATGGAACGCGAGGACTCCCGTTACGGCCTCGCCACGATGTGCGTCGGCGTCGGCCAGGGCGCGGCCGTGATCCTGGAGAAGGTGTGA
- a CDS encoding TetR/AcrR family transcriptional regulator, with the protein MSEMQTTRRGRPGYDQQGILAVAVAAFNEHGYDATSIGMLAERLGLSKSAIYHHFGSKDEMLDRALDSALGGLEAVVDAPLPEGEGAADAVARLEHVLRGAVHVLVDQLPAVTLLLRVRGNTDVERRALTRRRAFDRRITALVAEAQAEGALRSDIDAAVVARLTFGMINSIVEWYRPGGREGADRLADDVVAIALDGLRHP; encoded by the coding sequence ATGTCCGAGATGCAGACCACGCGGCGCGGCCGCCCCGGGTACGACCAGCAGGGGATCCTCGCCGTCGCGGTGGCCGCCTTCAACGAGCACGGCTACGACGCGACCTCGATCGGGATGCTCGCCGAGCGCCTCGGGCTGTCGAAGTCGGCGATCTACCATCACTTCGGGTCGAAGGACGAGATGCTCGACCGGGCCCTCGACAGTGCTCTCGGCGGCCTCGAAGCCGTGGTCGACGCGCCCCTTCCGGAGGGTGAGGGAGCCGCCGATGCGGTCGCCCGCCTGGAGCACGTGCTCCGCGGCGCCGTCCACGTGCTCGTGGACCAGCTCCCCGCCGTGACGCTGCTGCTGCGCGTGCGCGGGAACACCGACGTCGAGCGCCGCGCCCTCACCCGGCGGCGGGCGTTCGACCGCCGCATCACGGCCCTCGTCGCGGAGGCGCAGGCCGAGGGGGCCCTGCGCTCCGACATCGACGCGGCCGTCGTCGCCCGCCTGACGTTCGGCATGATCAACTCCATCGTCGAGTGGTACCGCCCCGGCGGTCGCGAGGGCGCCGACCGTCTCGCCGACGACGTCGTCGCGATCGCCCTCGACGGCCTCCGCCACCCCTGA
- the paaI gene encoding hydroxyphenylacetyl-CoA thioesterase PaaI: MTEATDTAEAVRPNRAMMERDRASAMLGLVVERDDPGHAVVSMRVREDMTNGFQITHGGLVFALADTAFAIACNEDDRVTVAAGADISFLKPTVAGQTLTATAVRRTRTGRSGLYDVTVVDEQGDAVAEFRGRSRTTSRTF, translated from the coding sequence ATGACGGAGGCGACGGATACGGCGGAGGCCGTGCGGCCGAACCGGGCGATGATGGAACGCGACCGGGCCTCGGCGATGCTCGGGCTCGTGGTCGAACGCGACGACCCGGGACACGCGGTCGTGTCCATGCGCGTCCGTGAGGACATGACCAACGGCTTCCAGATCACCCACGGTGGCCTCGTGTTCGCGCTCGCCGACACCGCCTTCGCGATCGCCTGCAACGAGGACGATCGGGTGACCGTCGCCGCCGGTGCGGACATCTCGTTCCTCAAGCCCACCGTCGCGGGGCAGACGCTCACCGCGACGGCCGTCCGCCGCACCCGCACCGGTCGCTCCGGCCTGTACGACGTGACGGTCGTGGACGAGCAGGGCGACGCCGTCGCCGAGTTCCGCGGCCGCTCCCGCACCACCTCCCGCACCTTCTGA
- the paaZ gene encoding phenylacetic acid degradation bifunctional protein PaaZ, which yields MTEILPSYVQGSWWTPASDADATEVRDASTGETVARVSTAGLDLGAALDFARTTGQAALGELTFHQRAVLLKQLALALTARKEELYALSSRTGATAQDSWVDIDGGIGVLFAYSSKGRRELPNTKVYVDGAVENLSRDGSFLGRHIYTRLPGVAVQINAFNFPVWGSLEKFAPAFLAGVPTVVKPATPTGYLTEAMVRVMVESGLLPEGSLQLVSGSVPDLFEHLRLGDLVAFTGSASTAERLRAHDAVQTGGVRFTSETDSINASVLGTDATSGTPEFDAYVKQLVAEMTSKAGQKCTAIRRAIVPEEAVDDVIAAVRDRLAARIVVGDPRAEGVTMGPLASTAQRDEVLRQVTRLREGGGELVIGSPETPTVRRADGSEGPAEDGAFVAPMLLRFADATSPAVNEIEAFGPVSSILGYRTLDEAAALVARGGGSLVTSVATHDPEVARTLAAGIAAYNGRVLFLDRDDARSSTGHGSPLPNLVHGGPGRAGGGEELGGIRAVLHHMQRTAVQGSPEMMTALTGVWHQGASARPFDTGDGVHPFRKSLAELRIGDQVVSPSRTVTLDDIETFAAFTGDTFYAHMDEASAAANPFFPGRVAHGYLLVSWAAGLFVDPAPGPVLANSGLENLRFVTPVSPGDEIRVELTAKQITPRETDEYGEVRWDAVLKNQDDELVATYDVLTLVAKELTPA from the coding sequence ATGACCGAGATCCTCCCCAGCTACGTGCAGGGCTCCTGGTGGACGCCCGCCTCCGACGCGGACGCCACCGAGGTGCGCGACGCCTCGACCGGGGAGACGGTGGCCCGCGTCTCCACCGCCGGTCTCGACCTCGGTGCGGCGCTCGACTTCGCCCGCACCACCGGTCAGGCGGCGCTCGGCGAGCTCACGTTCCACCAGCGCGCCGTCCTGCTCAAGCAGCTCGCGCTCGCACTGACCGCCCGCAAGGAGGAGCTGTACGCGCTCTCCAGCCGCACCGGCGCCACCGCGCAGGACTCCTGGGTCGACATCGACGGCGGCATCGGCGTGCTCTTCGCGTACTCCAGCAAGGGCCGCCGCGAGCTGCCGAACACGAAGGTCTACGTCGACGGCGCCGTGGAGAACCTGTCGCGGGACGGCTCCTTCCTCGGTCGGCACATCTACACCCGGCTGCCCGGGGTGGCGGTGCAGATCAACGCCTTCAACTTCCCCGTCTGGGGCTCGCTGGAGAAGTTCGCGCCGGCCTTCCTCGCCGGTGTCCCCACGGTCGTGAAGCCCGCCACCCCCACCGGCTACCTCACCGAGGCCATGGTGCGGGTGATGGTCGAGTCCGGGCTGCTGCCCGAGGGGTCGCTGCAGCTCGTGTCCGGCAGCGTCCCCGACCTCTTCGAGCACCTCCGGCTGGGCGACCTCGTCGCGTTCACCGGTTCCGCGTCGACGGCGGAGCGGCTGCGGGCGCACGACGCGGTGCAGACCGGCGGAGTCCGCTTTACCAGCGAGACCGACTCGATCAACGCCTCGGTGCTCGGCACGGATGCGACCTCCGGCACCCCGGAGTTCGACGCCTACGTGAAGCAGCTCGTCGCGGAGATGACGTCCAAGGCCGGACAGAAGTGCACCGCGATCCGGCGGGCGATCGTGCCCGAGGAGGCGGTGGACGACGTGATCGCCGCGGTGCGCGACCGGCTCGCCGCGCGGATCGTCGTGGGCGACCCGCGCGCCGAGGGCGTAACGATGGGACCGCTCGCCTCGACGGCCCAGCGCGACGAGGTGCTCCGGCAGGTGACGCGGCTCCGCGAGGGCGGCGGCGAGCTCGTGATCGGCTCCCCCGAGACGCCGACGGTCCGCCGTGCGGACGGCAGCGAGGGCCCCGCGGAGGACGGCGCGTTCGTGGCGCCGATGCTCCTGCGCTTCGCCGATGCGACCAGCCCCGCCGTGAACGAGATCGAGGCGTTCGGCCCCGTCTCCAGCATCCTCGGCTACCGCACGCTGGACGAGGCGGCGGCGCTCGTGGCCCGGGGCGGCGGCTCGCTCGTGACGAGTGTCGCGACGCACGACCCGGAGGTCGCGAGGACGCTGGCCGCGGGGATCGCCGCGTACAACGGGCGCGTGCTCTTCCTCGACCGCGACGACGCCCGCAGCTCGACGGGCCACGGCTCCCCGCTCCCGAACCTCGTGCACGGCGGTCCCGGTCGCGCCGGCGGCGGAGAGGAGCTCGGCGGCATCCGGGCGGTGCTGCACCACATGCAGCGCACCGCGGTGCAGGGCTCCCCGGAGATGATGACCGCGCTCACCGGGGTCTGGCACCAGGGGGCCTCGGCCCGTCCGTTCGACACCGGCGACGGCGTGCACCCCTTCCGCAAGTCGCTGGCGGAGCTGCGCATCGGGGATCAGGTCGTCAGTCCCTCGCGCACCGTCACCCTCGACGACATCGAGACGTTCGCGGCGTTCACGGGCGACACGTTCTACGCGCACATGGACGAGGCGTCGGCGGCAGCGAACCCCTTCTTCCCCGGACGCGTGGCCCACGGCTACCTGCTGGTGTCGTGGGCGGCGGGGCTCTTCGTCGACCCGGCTCCCGGACCCGTGCTCGCAAACTCCGGGCTGGAGAACCTGCGCTTCGTGACGCCGGTTTCCCCTGGCGACGAGATCCGCGTCGAGCTCACCGCCAAGCAGATCACGCCGCGGGAGACCGACGAGTACGGCGAGGTGCGCTGGGACGCGGTGCTGAAGAACCAGGACGACGAGCTCGTCGCGACCTACGACGTCCTGACCCTCGTCGCGAAGGAGCTCACCCCCGCCTGA
- a CDS encoding sensor domain-containing protein, with the protein MSATVHGGWKLRGAALLAAVVAGVLVVLPGCAATPEATPTATASRAPETPTPTPDPYSGPLLFVGDELDAFALTPAEVADLLPSAPPATEVEDTLLQYSDGGGPEFTPAVCVLLIMEASMGSIGARTVPWVNADDTGMSGKQEILQFPSEDIAASRMDDLVDTVEQCAQFDAQGAGTFAAVAAPETDGVRAFAGTLEMGSGQSAWRAHHGFAAVGNVIVHLWQPARDGSEFDAERAALLLRDRAGEAKTAFVEKLTATPPATPTPETADPAAPWSEWEMTATGVGPLQLGMSREEALAAVPGATAQAAGGTDTLVRLTSGDDASTLLLQFTDDGTTLSGITAGIANVQGDVEPDGAVLPATGGVRIGAPVTEATAAFPEGTFIRIVSSGEYFYQSATRDGGIIRFRADRDAADPAAVITGVTVEDATLWPPLTIR; encoded by the coding sequence ATGTCGGCGACGGTGCACGGCGGATGGAAGCTGCGAGGAGCGGCGCTCCTCGCGGCGGTGGTGGCGGGAGTGCTGGTGGTGCTCCCGGGGTGCGCGGCGACGCCCGAGGCGACACCCACGGCGACCGCATCACGGGCGCCGGAGACCCCGACGCCCACTCCCGATCCCTATTCCGGGCCCCTCCTCTTCGTCGGGGACGAGCTCGACGCGTTCGCCCTCACGCCCGCCGAGGTCGCCGATCTTCTTCCCTCCGCGCCTCCGGCGACGGAGGTCGAGGACACGCTGCTGCAGTATTCCGACGGCGGCGGCCCGGAGTTCACGCCGGCGGTCTGCGTGCTGCTGATCATGGAAGCCTCCATGGGCAGCATCGGCGCGCGAACCGTGCCGTGGGTGAACGCGGACGACACGGGCATGAGCGGGAAGCAGGAGATCCTGCAGTTCCCGTCGGAAGACATCGCCGCGTCGCGCATGGACGACCTGGTCGACACCGTCGAGCAGTGCGCGCAGTTCGATGCGCAGGGGGCGGGAACCTTCGCCGCCGTCGCGGCGCCGGAGACGGACGGCGTCCGGGCCTTCGCCGGAACCCTGGAGATGGGCTCGGGGCAGAGCGCCTGGCGGGCGCACCACGGCTTCGCCGCGGTGGGGAACGTCATCGTGCACCTGTGGCAGCCGGCCAGGGACGGTTCGGAGTTCGACGCCGAGCGTGCGGCGCTGCTCCTGCGTGACCGCGCGGGGGAGGCGAAGACCGCCTTCGTGGAGAAGCTGACCGCCACGCCGCCCGCGACGCCGACGCCGGAGACGGCCGACCCCGCCGCCCCGTGGAGCGAATGGGAGATGACCGCGACGGGTGTCGGACCGCTGCAGCTGGGTATGTCTCGCGAGGAGGCGCTGGCGGCGGTCCCGGGGGCGACCGCGCAGGCCGCCGGCGGGACGGACACGCTGGTGCGCCTCACGAGCGGGGACGACGCGAGCACGCTCCTGCTGCAGTTCACGGACGATGGCACGACGCTCTCGGGGATCACCGCCGGCATCGCGAACGTGCAGGGCGACGTCGAGCCGGACGGTGCCGTCCTTCCCGCGACGGGCGGAGTCCGCATCGGCGCGCCGGTGACGGAGGCGACTGCCGCATTCCCGGAGGGCACCTTCATCCGCATCGTCTCGTCGGGCGAGTACTTCTACCAGTCAGCGACGCGGGACGGGGGCATCATCCGCTTCCGCGCCGATCGGGATGCGGCGGACCCCGCGGCCGTCATCACCGGGGTGACCGTGGAGGACGCGACCCTCTGGCCGCCGCTCACGATCAGGTGA